From the genome of Blastocatellia bacterium, one region includes:
- the ggt gene encoding gamma-glutamyltransferase: MKKTSTWLALLLILALTGCNRVPSTSSAEQEAKPATTVAAAPTAGTSANQPVRARHGIVASTSPIASRVGAEVMQRGGNAIDAAVAVGLALAVVWPSAGNLGGGGFMMIRRANGETEIIDYRERAPLAASRDMYLDKEGNVIKDASTVGYRAIGVPGSVAGLALALEHHGKLKWADVIEPARRLAADGFEVSYHTARSMKASSDLLSRFGDSKRIFLRDGKNFEEGEKFAQPELAATLARLKAKGPREFYEGDTARMIVADMQANGGLVTAQDLKEYQPTMRKPLHGTYRGYEILTMPPPSSGGVALLEMLNMLERYDLAQMEPSSSETIHLMTEVERRAFADRAAFLGDTDFVQNVPISGLMSKDYAATMIQTIKPDHATPSSEIREGNPVAYESPETTHFTVVDEEGNVVSNTYTLNNSFGSGVTARGTGVLLNNEMDDFTSKPGVPNAYGLLQSENNAIAPRKRPLSAMTPTIVLKDGKVLFAIGSPGGPTIINTVLQVMVNVLDFHMNLQQAIDAPRYHHQWMPDHIRWEPFGLNADTRKALEARGHKFADKPGYMGDAEGIMIDPQTAMRLGASDPRLGGAAVGY; encoded by the coding sequence ATGAAAAAAACCTCTACCTGGCTGGCACTGCTTTTGATTCTGGCGCTGACCGGCTGCAACCGCGTTCCTTCAACTTCAAGCGCCGAGCAAGAGGCTAAACCGGCGACGACCGTCGCCGCCGCGCCGACGGCGGGCACTTCGGCGAACCAGCCGGTGCGCGCCCGTCACGGCATCGTCGCTTCGACCAGTCCCATCGCTTCGCGCGTCGGCGCAGAGGTCATGCAGCGCGGCGGCAATGCGATTGACGCAGCGGTCGCCGTCGGCCTGGCGCTCGCGGTGGTCTGGCCGTCGGCGGGCAATCTCGGCGGCGGCGGATTTATGATGATTCGCCGCGCCAACGGCGAAACCGAGATCATCGATTACCGTGAGCGCGCGCCGCTTGCCGCAAGCCGTGATATGTACCTCGACAAAGAGGGCAACGTCATCAAAGACGCCTCGACGGTCGGCTATCGCGCCATCGGCGTGCCGGGCAGCGTCGCCGGCCTGGCGCTCGCCCTTGAGCATCACGGCAAGCTGAAGTGGGCTGACGTGATCGAGCCGGCGCGGCGGCTCGCCGCTGATGGCTTTGAAGTCTCGTACCACACGGCCCGCAGCATGAAGGCGAGCAGCGATCTGCTGTCGCGCTTTGGGGATAGCAAGCGCATCTTCCTGCGCGACGGCAAGAACTTTGAAGAGGGCGAGAAATTCGCGCAGCCGGAGCTGGCGGCGACCCTCGCGCGCTTGAAGGCAAAAGGGCCGCGCGAGTTTTACGAAGGCGACACCGCCCGCATGATCGTTGCCGACATGCAGGCCAACGGCGGTCTGGTTACGGCGCAGGACTTGAAAGAGTACCAGCCGACGATGCGCAAGCCGCTGCATGGCACTTATCGCGGCTATGAAATTCTGACCATGCCGCCGCCGTCATCGGGCGGCGTCGCGCTTCTGGAAATGCTCAACATGCTGGAGCGCTACGACCTCGCGCAGATGGAGCCGAGCTCGTCGGAAACGATTCACCTGATGACGGAGGTCGAGCGCCGCGCCTTTGCCGACCGCGCCGCTTTCCTGGGCGATACCGATTTTGTCCAGAACGTGCCGATCTCTGGCCTGATGTCGAAAGACTATGCCGCGACCATGATTCAGACGATCAAGCCCGACCATGCGACGCCGAGCAGCGAAATCCGCGAAGGCAACCCGGTGGCCTACGAGTCGCCCGAAACCACACACTTCACCGTGGTTGACGAAGAAGGCAACGTCGTGTCGAACACCTACACGCTGAACAATAGCTTCGGCTCAGGCGTGACGGCGCGCGGCACGGGCGTCCTGCTCAACAACGAGATGGACGACTTCACGTCGAAGCCGGGCGTGCCGAATGCGTATGGGCTGCTACAAAGCGAAAACAACGCCATCGCGCCGCGCAAGCGCCCGCTATCGGCGATGACGCCGACCATCGTTTTGAAAGACGGCAAAGTCCTCTTCGCCATCGGCAGCCCCGGCGGGCCGACGATCATCAACACGGTTTTGCAAGTCATGGTGAACGTGCTCGACTTCCACATGAATCTTCAGCAGGCGATAGACGCGCCGCGCTATCATCATCAGTGGATGCCCGACCATATTCGCTGGGAGCCGTTTGGCCTGAACGCCGATACCCGCAAGGCGCTCGAAGCGCGCGGCCACAAGTTCGCCGATAAGCCTGGTTACATGGGCGACGCCGAAGGCATCATGATTGATCCGCAGACCGCCATGCGGCTCGGCGCTTCAGACCCGCGACTCGGCGGCGCTGCTGTCGGATATTGA
- a CDS encoding prepilin peptidase — translation MEYLSPYMVAGFVFIFGLLIGSFLNVVIYRVPLGESIVLPASHCPNCDAAIKPYDNVPVLSYALLGGKCRNCRVGISPIYPAIELLVAILFLLVFIKDGNQFHVFDDHYMQVPARFWLTLVGDLVFVSFIVPLVFIDLRHMLLPNVLTFPGLAVLFVLRVLAPDPWQIRRTPNWFGLTAQHEWALAIVCAVLGMVAGGGTLWLIRWGYQKLRHVEGMGLGDVKMMLMVGAFLGWQLTFLTIFLGSMIGSLVGIGVMVARGSNMKMEIPFGVFLGPAALVAQFVGKPLIDWYLGMAS, via the coding sequence TGTCGTCATCTATCGCGTGCCGCTCGGCGAATCGATTGTGCTGCCCGCGTCGCACTGCCCGAACTGCGACGCCGCGATCAAGCCTTACGATAACGTGCCGGTCTTGAGCTATGCCCTGCTCGGCGGCAAGTGCCGCAATTGCCGCGTCGGCATCTCGCCCATCTACCCGGCCATCGAATTGCTCGTCGCCATCCTCTTTCTGCTCGTCTTCATCAAAGACGGCAACCAGTTTCACGTCTTCGACGATCATTATATGCAGGTGCCGGCGCGTTTCTGGCTGACGCTCGTAGGCGACCTGGTGTTCGTATCGTTCATCGTGCCGCTCGTCTTCATCGATCTGCGACATATGCTGCTGCCGAACGTGCTGACGTTTCCCGGCCTCGCCGTGCTATTCGTCTTGCGAGTGCTGGCGCCTGACCCCTGGCAGATTCGCCGCACGCCGAACTGGTTTGGATTGACCGCGCAGCACGAATGGGCGCTGGCCATTGTCTGTGCCGTGCTCGGCATGGTGGCCGGTGGCGGCACGCTCTGGCTGATTCGCTGGGGGTATCAGAAGCTCCGCCACGTTGAAGGCATGGGACTCGGCGATGTAAAAATGATGTTGATGGTCGGCGCTTTTCTCGGCTGGCAATTGACCTTTCTGACGATCTTTCTGGGATCGATGATCGGCTCGCTGGTCGGCATCGGCGTGATGGTGGCGCGCGGCAGCAACATGAAGATGGAGATTCCCTTTGGCGTCTTTCTCGGGCCCGCGGCCCTGGTCGCGCAGTTCGTCGGCAAGCCGCTCATCGATTGGTATCTTGGCATGGCTTCGTAA
- the tyrS gene encoding tyrosine--tRNA ligase has translation MTIDEQIAFLTKGTVDCISEADLRRKLAQAEKTGKPLRVKAGFDPTAPDLHIGHTVLIRKMRHFQMLGHRVIFLIGDFTGLIGDPTGRSATRPALTPEQILANAETYKEQVFKLLDPELTELRFNNEWFAKFSAADFIKLAAKATVAQLLERDEFKKRVDAQIPIGVHELLYPLAQGYDSVALEADVELGGTDQKVNLLMARQVQQGYGSKDPQVVMTTPLLEGLDGVRKMSKSYGNYIGITEAPREMFGKVMSVSDDLMWRYYELLTDLQPAEINALKEAAAQAERNPRDIKAELGRRIVGDFHSAAEAQAASDEFDRIFRGHHAPEDTPEIDLPAGAIRLAKLLASHNLASSVSDAQRQIQQGSVRVDGERVIDVKAEIGQQAGESLLIQVGKRKYLRVTFK, from the coding sequence ATGACCATTGACGAACAGATCGCCTTCTTAACAAAGGGCACGGTTGATTGCATCTCGGAAGCCGACCTGCGGCGCAAGCTCGCACAGGCCGAGAAGACCGGCAAGCCGCTCAGGGTGAAAGCCGGGTTTGATCCGACCGCGCCCGACCTGCACATCGGCCACACCGTGTTGATTCGCAAGATGCGCCACTTCCAGATGCTTGGCCATCGCGTGATTTTCTTGATCGGCGATTTTACGGGCTTGATCGGTGACCCGACGGGAAGGTCGGCGACGCGCCCGGCGCTGACGCCGGAACAGATACTGGCAAACGCCGAGACCTATAAAGAGCAAGTCTTCAAGCTGCTCGATCCTGAGCTGACCGAGCTAAGGTTCAACAACGAGTGGTTCGCGAAATTCAGCGCGGCGGATTTCATCAAGCTGGCGGCGAAAGCGACCGTCGCGCAGTTGCTCGAACGCGACGAGTTCAAGAAGCGCGTTGACGCGCAGATTCCGATTGGCGTCCACGAGCTGCTCTACCCGCTGGCGCAGGGCTATGACTCGGTGGCGCTTGAAGCCGACGTCGAGCTAGGCGGCACCGACCAGAAAGTCAACCTGCTGATGGCGCGGCAGGTGCAGCAAGGCTACGGCAGCAAAGACCCGCAAGTGGTGATGACGACGCCGCTGCTCGAAGGGCTGGATGGCGTGCGCAAGATGTCGAAGAGCTACGGCAACTACATCGGCATTACCGAAGCGCCGCGCGAGATGTTCGGCAAAGTGATGTCGGTGAGCGACGACCTGATGTGGCGTTACTACGAGCTGCTGACCGACCTACAGCCCGCCGAAATCAATGCGCTGAAAGAGGCCGCCGCGCAAGCCGAGCGCAACCCTCGCGACATCAAGGCCGAGCTGGGCCGGCGCATCGTCGGTGATTTTCATTCCGCCGCCGAGGCGCAGGCGGCGTCGGATGAATTCGACCGCATATTCCGCGGGCATCACGCGCCTGAAGACACTCCGGAAATCGACTTGCCGGCGGGCGCGATCCGTCTGGCCAAGCTGCTGGCTTCGCACAATCTCGCATCATCCGTGTCAGACGCGCAGCGACAGATTCAGCAAGGCAGCGTCCGCGTTGACGGCGAGCGCGTCATTGATGTCAAAGCCGAGATAGGTCAGCAGGCGGGCGAGAGCCTGTTGATTCAGGTCGGCAAGCGCAAGTATCTGCGCGTGACTTTCAAATAG